In Gimesia chilikensis, the DNA window GAGCTCTCCCCCTCCCCCCCAGCCGCTCCCGCTACTCTCCTCAGACGCATGCACTGGGACCTGACTGGTCTGCTCCCCACTTACAGTGATATCGAAACCTTTACCAATTCCTTCAGCCCCGCAGTATCTCAGGCCACAGTAGACAAATTACTGCACTCTCCCCATTACGGCGAACGCTGGGGCAGGCACTGGCTCGACCTCGCCCGTTATGCAGACACCAAAGGTTACGTCTTTTTTGAAAAGCCCACCTTTCACAATGCATTCACCTACCGTGACTATGTCATCGAGAGCTTCAACCAGGATAAGCCGTTCAACCAGTTTGTTCTCGAACAACTGGCGGCAGACTATCTGACTGATGAACTGCCCCACAAGACATTAGCGGCCCTCGGTTTCATCACCGTCGGTCCCCGCTTCAAAAATGATACTCACGATATAATTTCAGACCGCATCGACGTCGTCACCCGCGGATTTCTCGGGCTGACCGTCGGCTGTGCCCGCTGTCACGATCATAAATATGATCCGATCAGCATCGAAGACTATTACTCGCTCTATGGCGTCTTTCGGAATTCGCTACAGCCCATTGATCTCCCCTTCCGCGATCAGGATTCTCTCTCTCCTCAACTGGCCGAACAGGCGCAGAAGATTCAGCAGACAGCTCAGGAACTGAATCAGCTCTATCAGCAGAAACATCAGAAAGTTCTCAAGGACACACATCAGCGACTTGCCGAATATCTGACCGTGGCCCAGTCCCAGAGAAACGGTCCGGACACCGTCAAATTTGATGTGATCGTCGACGGCGATGACCTCAATCCCGAAGTCCTGCTGCTCTGGCAGGAATTCCTGGACCTTTCCGAGAAAAATGAGGATCCCGTATTCTCGCTCTGGCACAAACTCGCAAAACTTCCTTCCACTGACTTTCAGCCTCAAGCCCTCAAGTTGCTGCAGCACTCAGTCCAGAATCAGAAAACCAGTCCAACGGAACGCCTGATCGCAAACCATTTGCTGAATCAGCATCCGCAGACATTCGACGATGTTATTCGCGGCTATGCAGGGCTGTTCAATCAGATTGATCAGGCATGGGATGAGAGAATTGTGACGGCTGCCAGACCAGGGCAACAGAAAACCTCCCAGCCATTTCCTGCAACTAAAACAGACGTTTTGAATGCCTTTTACAGCCCGCACTCCCCGCTGGTCATGCCCCTGCACGGCTACACGGTGCTGCGACTCTTCCCGGATCGAAAACAACAGCAGAAAGTCAAAGAACTGAACGACGCCCTCGATCAGGCCCGCGCAGCAGCCCCCGCAGAACTCGCTCAGATGCTGGCACTCCAGGATGCGAAACAGATCATCGAACCCCGCGTCTTCAAACGCGGCAACCCCGGCATGCCGGCCCAGGCAATCCCCCGCCGTTATCTGCACTTTTTTGATCAGGTCTCAGCAGAGCCGTTTACCCAAGGCAGCGGGAGACTCGAACTGGCACAGGCCATCATTTCGCCTGAGAATCCACTGACTGCCCGCGTGATCGTCAATCGTGTCTGGCAGCATCATTTCGGCCAGGGGCTCGTCTCCACCCCCAGTGATTTCGGTATTCAGGGCGCTAAACCCAGCCACCCCAAACTGCTCGATCACCTGGCCCGCTGGTTCATGCAGCACGACTGGTCCATCAAACAACTTCACCGCTATATCATGTCCTCTGCTACGTATCAGCAGCAGAGCCGCTCCAACGTTGCCGGCGAGAAACGAGATCCCGCCAACAAACTTCTCTGGCGCATGAATCGCAGACGGCAGGATTTCGAAACGATGCGTGATACCCTGCTGCAGGTCAGCCACCAGCTCAATCTGACTGTGGGAGGCAAATCCGTCCGAGGCATCGCAGCCACTGCCAACAAACGCAGAACCTTATACACGTTTATTGATCGTCAGAACGTTCCCGGGCTGCTGCGTACCTTTGACTTCCCTTCGCCGGATGTCAGCAGCGGTGCGAGGAATTCCACCTCGGTCCCCGGACAATCCCTGTTCCTCATGAACCATCCCCTCGTATTGAATGCCGCCCGCATTCTGGGAGAACAGGCACACAAGTCACCAGATCCTCAGGCGGGCATCCGGCAGCTGTTTCAGTCAATCCTGCAACGTGAGCCGTCTACCGATGAATTACAGGCGATGCAGCAATTCCTGGATTCAGACCAAGTCGAATCTCCGCCGGCACCAGTAATCGCAGAATGGGAATACGGCTACGGAGCCTACGACGAAAAAACACAGACCCTGTCCAAATTCAAACCACTTCCCTTTTGGAACGGAAAACAGTATCAGGGCGGAAACAAGCTCCCTGATCCCAAAATCGGCTGGGTCTTCCTCGACAACACCGGAGGCCATCCCGGGAATGACATGCAGCATGTCGCCGTCATCCGCTGGCGGGCCCCCGAGACGATGACTGTCTCCCTGCACGGCAAACTGTCCCATGAACTCCCCCAGGGAAATGGAGTCCGGGGCCGCGTGCTCATCGCGGGTAAGAAAGTCCTCGGTCCCTGGACACTCCACCAGAAATCAGTCGACACCAACCTTGAGAAGATCCAGCTCAAACAAGGTCAGACTATCGATTTCGTGGTCGACATCGCCGGACAGCTCGGCTTCGACTCCTTTGTCTGGTCTCCCGAAATTAAAACACAATCACTGGCGCTCACGGCCACCTCCGGTGAAAAACCAGAGCAGACGTCAGCACGCCAATGGAACTACTCCCGGGATTTCAGAAAACCGGAACCGGTCCGGATTACCCCCTGGCAAAGCCTGGCACAGATTCTTCTGTTATCTAATGAATTCCAGTTTATCGATTAAAGCGGCACGATCATGCACCAGTTCAGCCACAACCCGTTTCTGACACGACGCGAAATGCTGACCCGCTCCGGCATGGGGATGGGCATGCTCGCCCTCGCTGGTCTGACCTCACAGGAAAACCTGCAGGCAGCAAAACAGACCGCCTCCGTCACGCGTCATCATCCCGCCCGGGCCAAGCAGGTCGTGCATCTGTTTATGAACGGCGGCCCCTCACACGTCGATACCTTCGATCCTAAGCCACTCCTGAAGAAATTTCACGGCAAACCACTGCCCAACCCCAATCTACCCACGGAACGCAAAACCGCCGGCGCACTGGGTTCTCCCTTCCAGTTTCATAAATTTGGTGAATCCGGCATCGAAGTCAGTGAACTGTTCCAGAAAACAGCCGCCCATATCGACGACATGTGCGTCATCCGTTCCATGCACTCTGATATTCCCAATCATGAGCCTTCACTGTTACTCATGAACTGTGGCGATAACGCCCTGCCCCGCCCCAGTTTTGGCTCCTGGGTGAATTATGGTCTGGGAACACTCAATGAAAACCTGCCCGGCTTCGTCGTGCTTTGCCCCAACGGCTTTCCTGTCGTCGGTCCAAAAAACTGGCGATCCGCTTTTCTGCCCGGCTCATTTCAGGGAACTCACCTGGACACCAAAGAGACCGACGTAACCCGCCTGATTGAAAACATCAACAACCCACAGACACCGGAACGCCAGCGACGTCAGCTCAATCTGCTACAGCAGTTCAACCAGCGGCACCTCGCAGAGCGCGGACACGATCCCCTGCTCGAAGCCCGCATCCAATCCTTCGAACTGGCTTATCGCATGCAGTTCGCTGCTTCCGATGTGCTTGACCTCTCCAAAGAACCGAAGCACATTCACGAAATGTACGGCGACGGTCTCCAGGGCCGCCAGTTACTGATGACACGCCGCCTGCTCGAACAGGGAGTCCGTTTCATCCAGGTCTGGCACAGTGGCGGACAGGAATGGGATCATCACAGTGGAATTGAAAAGAATCTGAAACGCCTCTGCGGGCAGTGGGACCAGCCCATCGCCGCATTCCTGCAGGATCTCAAGCAGCGGGGCATGCTCGATTCCACACTCGTGCTCTGGGGAGGCGAATTCGGCCGTACCCCGGTCGCGGAGCTCCCCGCGATGAATGGACGCGATCACAATCATTACGGTTTCAGCATGTGGATGGCCGGCGGTGGCGTCCGAGGAGGACACGTACATGGCGCTACCGATGAAACCGGCTTCGCGGCTGCAGAAAACAAAGTTCACGTGCACGACCTGCACGCCACCATGCTGCATTTGCTTGGTATCGATCACGAACGGCTCACCTACCGTTACGCAGGTCGCGACTTTCGTCTGACCGATGTTCACGGACGCGTCGTCAAAGAAATTATCTCATAACACAATCATCCATTTAGAGAATCATTCTCCTTTCAGTTAAGGCATCTCATCTCCATGAAAATTGAACAAATCGTCTGCCAGATCCTCCGCTCAGGTTCCGTCACCAACAAAACAGCCAGTTGTCAGGATTCGGTTCTGGTCCGCATCAAAACCGACAACGGCCTGGAAGGGATCGGCGAAGCAGACTCCTCCCCCGAAGTGGTCAAAGCCATCATCGACGCCCCTTACAGCCACAACGTGGCCTGCGGATTAAGAGAGCTCCTGATCGGCGAAAACCCGCTGGAAACAGAGCGCCTCTGGCAGAAAATGTATCGCCATACCATGTACTTCGGCCGCACCGGCGTCACCATCACCGCGATGGCCGCGATTGACATGGCCCTCTGGGACCTCAAAGGTAAACACTTCGGTGAACCGATCCATCGCCTGCTCGGCGGCGCCCATCACAGTGAATTCCGCGCCTACGCTTCAATCCTGTTCGGCAAAGATGGCCAGGAAACCTGCGACATCGCCCAGCGTTGGATCGAAAACGGGTATACCGCAGTCAAGTTCGGCTGGGAACCGATGGGAGAGTCGGAAGCACTCGACATCGAACTGGTGGCGGGAGCCCGCGAAGGTATGGGAGACGGCACGCTGCTCATCGACGCCGGCTGTGTCTGGGATGCCAGAACCGCACTGCAACGGGCCAACGCCTTCGCCGATTACAATATCGGCTGGCTTGAAGAACCGCTCTTCCCTCACGATGTCGCCGGGTATGCCTGGCTCAAAGATCGCTCCCCCGTCCCCATCGCTGCCGGCGAAGAAGAATGCGGACGCGAATCCTTCGGCCCCTACATTGAACAGCGGGCCCTCGATGTCTACCAGATCGACCTCGCTCGCAACGGCTTCACCGAGGCCTCCTATCTGAAACAGCGGATTTCCGACATTGGTGCCCGTCCCTGCAATCACTGTTACACCAGCCCCATCACTGTCGCTGCCTCGCTGCACTGGCTGGCCACCTGCAAAGATGCCTTCATCTTTGAAGACTGCGTCGAAGACGAACCGATCCGCAACGAACTGACCTACGAAAAAGTCCAGGCCGAAAACGGCATCATTCAGGTTCCCGATCAACCGGGGCTTGGCGTCACGCTCAATGAAGAATTCGTTGCCGCTCATATTGTTTCAGAATCGAAATAGTGTCCCCCCTCACACTTCCCCAGACCAGACTGAGACCACAACATGACACAAACCCCCATTCGTACGAAGATCGACTTTGAACAGCCCGGTACTCAATGGAGTACGCTCAATATTCCCTTCTCTTACAACTTGAGCGGCTGGTCGCAACTGCAGATTCCCATCGCCACCATGGCCAACGGCGAAGGCCCCACCGTGCTCCTCATGGCCGGTAATCATGGAGACGAATATCCCGGCCCCATCGCCATTATGAAACTGATGAAAACTCTGCAGCTGGAGCAGATTTCCGGCCGCATCATCTTCATCCCTGCAATCAACATCCCCGCCGCCAAAGCAGCCACGCGACTCTCCCCTCTGGATGGCAAAAACCTCAACCGCTGTTTTCCCGGAAACGCGGAAGGCACTGTCACCGAAATCATGGCTCACTATCTCACCACGGAAATCTTTCCGCGGGTTGATGTCGTCATCGACCTGCACACCGGCGGACGCGGCGTTTATTTTTATCCCTGTGCCCACCTGCACCTGGTCGATGATCTCGAACAGCGCCGCCGCATGGCTCAGGCGACACTCGCTTACAACACCGATTTCGCATTCCTCTACGCCGACATCGCCGGCAAAGGGCTCCTGCCCGTCGAAGCCGAAAACATGGGAAAAACTGTCGTCACCACTGAAATGGGCGGCGGCGAAGTGACTCCGGCCAGCGTGCACCGCACGACTCAGTCCGGCTTGCATAACGTCCTCATCCACCTCAAGGTCCTGCAGGGAGAGGAACAGAGCCGCGCCGACCTCGGCCTGGATCCCACCCGCTGGATTCAGGCACTCGAC includes these proteins:
- a CDS encoding mandelate racemase/muconate lactonizing enzyme family protein yields the protein MKIEQIVCQILRSGSVTNKTASCQDSVLVRIKTDNGLEGIGEADSSPEVVKAIIDAPYSHNVACGLRELLIGENPLETERLWQKMYRHTMYFGRTGVTITAMAAIDMALWDLKGKHFGEPIHRLLGGAHHSEFRAYASILFGKDGQETCDIAQRWIENGYTAVKFGWEPMGESEALDIELVAGAREGMGDGTLLIDAGCVWDARTALQRANAFADYNIGWLEEPLFPHDVAGYAWLKDRSPVPIAAGEEECGRESFGPYIEQRALDVYQIDLARNGFTEASYLKQRISDIGARPCNHCYTSPITVAASLHWLATCKDAFIFEDCVEDEPIRNELTYEKVQAENGIIQVPDQPGLGVTLNEEFVAAHIVSESK
- a CDS encoding succinylglutamate desuccinylase/aspartoacylase family protein, with product MTQTPIRTKIDFEQPGTQWSTLNIPFSYNLSGWSQLQIPIATMANGEGPTVLLMAGNHGDEYPGPIAIMKLMKTLQLEQISGRIIFIPAINIPAAKAATRLSPLDGKNLNRCFPGNAEGTVTEIMAHYLTTEIFPRVDVVIDLHTGGRGVYFYPCAHLHLVDDLEQRRRMAQATLAYNTDFAFLYADIAGKGLLPVEAENMGKTVVTTEMGGGEVTPASVHRTTQSGLHNVLIHLKVLQGEEQSRADLGLDPTRWIQALDADDYMFAPESGLFESFVDVGADVSAGQPLGGLYFLERPDREPTIIEAPSDGIAIAHRGPTLTSQGDILFCLAHDVDPAVLKTFE
- a CDS encoding PSD1 and planctomycete cytochrome C domain-containing protein, coding for MMKQSPKLPHFILLLCLTLLSVFANESRAEPEKPQQVERVRFFEEHVRPLLLKHCLDCHGPKKQFAELRLDSLEHLLKGGESGPAIVVNQPDDSLLISAVKRESLEMPPDQTLSPDEIKVLTTWIEQGAVWPDSARLADTKSVDFSRHWSFQPIQNPPRPAVKNTRWPQNDIDYFILARLEAEELSPSPPAAPATLLRRMHWDLTGLLPTYSDIETFTNSFSPAVSQATVDKLLHSPHYGERWGRHWLDLARYADTKGYVFFEKPTFHNAFTYRDYVIESFNQDKPFNQFVLEQLAADYLTDELPHKTLAALGFITVGPRFKNDTHDIISDRIDVVTRGFLGLTVGCARCHDHKYDPISIEDYYSLYGVFRNSLQPIDLPFRDQDSLSPQLAEQAQKIQQTAQELNQLYQQKHQKVLKDTHQRLAEYLTVAQSQRNGPDTVKFDVIVDGDDLNPEVLLLWQEFLDLSEKNEDPVFSLWHKLAKLPSTDFQPQALKLLQHSVQNQKTSPTERLIANHLLNQHPQTFDDVIRGYAGLFNQIDQAWDERIVTAARPGQQKTSQPFPATKTDVLNAFYSPHSPLVMPLHGYTVLRLFPDRKQQQKVKELNDALDQARAAAPAELAQMLALQDAKQIIEPRVFKRGNPGMPAQAIPRRYLHFFDQVSAEPFTQGSGRLELAQAIISPENPLTARVIVNRVWQHHFGQGLVSTPSDFGIQGAKPSHPKLLDHLARWFMQHDWSIKQLHRYIMSSATYQQQSRSNVAGEKRDPANKLLWRMNRRRQDFETMRDTLLQVSHQLNLTVGGKSVRGIAATANKRRTLYTFIDRQNVPGLLRTFDFPSPDVSSGARNSTSVPGQSLFLMNHPLVLNAARILGEQAHKSPDPQAGIRQLFQSILQREPSTDELQAMQQFLDSDQVESPPAPVIAEWEYGYGAYDEKTQTLSKFKPLPFWNGKQYQGGNKLPDPKIGWVFLDNTGGHPGNDMQHVAVIRWRAPETMTVSLHGKLSHELPQGNGVRGRVLIAGKKVLGPWTLHQKSVDTNLEKIQLKQGQTIDFVVDIAGQLGFDSFVWSPEIKTQSLALTATSGEKPEQTSARQWNYSRDFRKPEPVRITPWQSLAQILLLSNEFQFID
- a CDS encoding DUF1501 domain-containing protein, encoding MHQFSHNPFLTRREMLTRSGMGMGMLALAGLTSQENLQAAKQTASVTRHHPARAKQVVHLFMNGGPSHVDTFDPKPLLKKFHGKPLPNPNLPTERKTAGALGSPFQFHKFGESGIEVSELFQKTAAHIDDMCVIRSMHSDIPNHEPSLLLMNCGDNALPRPSFGSWVNYGLGTLNENLPGFVVLCPNGFPVVGPKNWRSAFLPGSFQGTHLDTKETDVTRLIENINNPQTPERQRRQLNLLQQFNQRHLAERGHDPLLEARIQSFELAYRMQFAASDVLDLSKEPKHIHEMYGDGLQGRQLLMTRRLLEQGVRFIQVWHSGGQEWDHHSGIEKNLKRLCGQWDQPIAAFLQDLKQRGMLDSTLVLWGGEFGRTPVAELPAMNGRDHNHYGFSMWMAGGGVRGGHVHGATDETGFAAAENKVHVHDLHATMLHLLGIDHERLTYRYAGRDFRLTDVHGRVVKEIIS